In a genomic window of Amycolatopsis japonica:
- a CDS encoding helix-turn-helix transcriptional regulator: MAANEKGVTEPGRPPEPAPPLQPAVLQAISSMHARYFDPITLGDLASEVFVSPFHFSRIFTKATGVTPGRYLTAIRLFEAKRLLLTTSLTVSDIVCSVGYSSVGTFTSRFTRAVGMTPTQYRDPEVGELLVALAPHFQRLPTLEALHSAGMGSATMRSGTGTLSVRVETPRGAGPASVLIGLFAESIPQCGPVAFGGRANVLSADIEIQNVPEGRWTVIGVAEHAAGTAASTFSMGTLPGRVDMTRYGRVHLRMPMRAPRPTDAPMAITLAGGPSSAGNRMTMPASEYLRAVA; the protein is encoded by the coding sequence ATGGCGGCGAACGAGAAAGGCGTCACCGAACCCGGTCGGCCCCCCGAGCCGGCGCCCCCCTTGCAACCTGCGGTGCTGCAGGCCATCTCATCGATGCACGCGAGGTACTTCGACCCGATCACCTTGGGCGACCTGGCATCGGAAGTCTTCGTCAGCCCGTTCCACTTCTCGCGGATCTTCACCAAGGCGACCGGGGTCACCCCCGGCCGGTACCTCACCGCGATCCGGCTCTTCGAAGCGAAACGACTGCTGCTGACGACATCGCTGACGGTGTCGGACATCGTGTGCAGCGTCGGCTACAGCAGTGTCGGCACGTTCACCAGCCGCTTCACCCGTGCGGTCGGGATGACCCCGACCCAGTACCGCGACCCCGAGGTCGGCGAACTGCTCGTCGCGCTGGCCCCGCATTTCCAGCGCCTCCCGACCCTGGAAGCGTTGCACAGCGCCGGAATGGGCAGCGCCACCATGCGCAGCGGCACCGGCACGCTCAGCGTGCGGGTCGAGACCCCGCGCGGGGCTGGCCCGGCGAGTGTCCTCATCGGACTGTTCGCCGAGTCGATCCCGCAGTGTGGTCCCGTGGCCTTCGGCGGCAGGGCGAACGTCCTGTCCGCGGACATCGAGATCCAGAACGTTCCTGAGGGGCGCTGGACCGTCATCGGGGTGGCCGAGCACGCCGCCGGGACCGCGGCCTCCACGTTCTCCATGGGCACGCTGCCGGGCCGCGTCGACATGACCCGGTACGGCAGGGTTCACCTGCGGATGCCCATGCGCGCCCCGCGCCCGACCGACGCGCCGATGGCGATCACCCTCGCCGGCGGTCCGAGCTCGGCCGGGAACCGGATGACCATGCCCGCTTCCGAGTACCTCCGCGCGGTGGCCTGA